Proteins co-encoded in one Puntigrus tetrazona isolate hp1 chromosome 20, ASM1883169v1, whole genome shotgun sequence genomic window:
- the rnf144ab gene encoding probable E3 ubiquitin-protein ligase RNF144A-B isoform X2: protein MSSSRYEPSWDVDLAPLLSCKLCLGEFPLEQMTTISQCQCIFCSLCLKQYVELLIKEGLETAISCPDSACPKRGHLLENEIEFMVASEVMQRYKRLQFEREVLLDPCRTWCPSSSCQAVCQLNESEVQLPQPVQCPQCSLRFCSACRADCHSGQACQESVPITTFLPGENSSNVKSEEDEAPIKRCPKCKVYIERDEGCAQMMCKNCKHAFCWYCLESLDDDFLLIHYDKGPCRNKLGHSRASVIWHRTQVVGIFAGFGLLLLVASPFLLLATPFVLCCKCKCKRGDDDPLPT, encoded by the exons ATGAGCAGCTCTCGCTACGAACCCAGCTGGGATGTGGACCTGGCGCCCCTTCTGTCCTGTAAACTGTGCCTGGGAGAGTTTCCCCTGGAACAGATGACCACCATCTCCCAGTGCCAGTGCATATTTTGCAGTCTG TGTTTGAAGCAATATGTTGAACTCCTCATTAAAGAAGGCCTTGAAACGGCTATTAGCTGTCCAGACTCTGCCTGTCCAAAAAGGGGACATTTGCTGGAAAACGAG ATTGAGTTTATGGTGGCTAGCGAGGTCATGCAACGTTATAAGAGACTTCAGTTTGAGCGAG AGGTGCTTCTGGATCCTTGTCGGACCTGGTGCCCATCGTCCTCATGCCAAGCTGTGTGCCAGCTGAATGAATCAGAGGTGCAGCTGCCGCAGCCGGTGCAGTGCCCTCAGTGCAGTCTGCGTTTCTGCTCTGCCTGCAGGGCAGACTGTCACAGCGGCCAGGCATGTCAGGAGAGCGTGCCAATTACCACCTTCCTGCCGGGCGAAAACAG CTCCAATGTTAAGAGTGAGGAGGACGAGGCTCCGATCAAACGCTGTCCAAAATGTAAAGTTTACATTGAGAGAGATGAAGGCTGTGCCCAGATGATGTGTAAGAACTGCAAGCACGCCTTCTGCTGGTACTGCCTGGAGTCATTAGAT GATGACTTTTTACTGATCCACTATGATAAAGGACCCTGCCGGAATAAACTGGGTCATTCCAGAGCCTCCGTCATCTGGCATCGGACACAG GTTGTTGGGATTTTTGCTGGCTTCGGTCTGCTGTTACTAGTGGCCTCTCCTTTCCTTTTGCTGGCCACTCCTTTCGTGCTTTGCTGCAAGTGCAAGTGTAAACGTGGCGACGACGACCCTCTTCCAACCTAG
- the rnf144ab gene encoding probable E3 ubiquitin-protein ligase RNF144A-B isoform X1, protein MICCVPDLRTMSSSRYEPSWDVDLAPLLSCKLCLGEFPLEQMTTISQCQCIFCSLCLKQYVELLIKEGLETAISCPDSACPKRGHLLENEIEFMVASEVMQRYKRLQFEREVLLDPCRTWCPSSSCQAVCQLNESEVQLPQPVQCPQCSLRFCSACRADCHSGQACQESVPITTFLPGENSSNVKSEEDEAPIKRCPKCKVYIERDEGCAQMMCKNCKHAFCWYCLESLDDDFLLIHYDKGPCRNKLGHSRASVIWHRTQVVGIFAGFGLLLLVASPFLLLATPFVLCCKCKCKRGDDDPLPT, encoded by the exons tgTCCCAGATCTGCGTACCATGAGCAGCTCTCGCTACGAACCCAGCTGGGATGTGGACCTGGCGCCCCTTCTGTCCTGTAAACTGTGCCTGGGAGAGTTTCCCCTGGAACAGATGACCACCATCTCCCAGTGCCAGTGCATATTTTGCAGTCTG TGTTTGAAGCAATATGTTGAACTCCTCATTAAAGAAGGCCTTGAAACGGCTATTAGCTGTCCAGACTCTGCCTGTCCAAAAAGGGGACATTTGCTGGAAAACGAG ATTGAGTTTATGGTGGCTAGCGAGGTCATGCAACGTTATAAGAGACTTCAGTTTGAGCGAG AGGTGCTTCTGGATCCTTGTCGGACCTGGTGCCCATCGTCCTCATGCCAAGCTGTGTGCCAGCTGAATGAATCAGAGGTGCAGCTGCCGCAGCCGGTGCAGTGCCCTCAGTGCAGTCTGCGTTTCTGCTCTGCCTGCAGGGCAGACTGTCACAGCGGCCAGGCATGTCAGGAGAGCGTGCCAATTACCACCTTCCTGCCGGGCGAAAACAG CTCCAATGTTAAGAGTGAGGAGGACGAGGCTCCGATCAAACGCTGTCCAAAATGTAAAGTTTACATTGAGAGAGATGAAGGCTGTGCCCAGATGATGTGTAAGAACTGCAAGCACGCCTTCTGCTGGTACTGCCTGGAGTCATTAGAT GATGACTTTTTACTGATCCACTATGATAAAGGACCCTGCCGGAATAAACTGGGTCATTCCAGAGCCTCCGTCATCTGGCATCGGACACAG GTTGTTGGGATTTTTGCTGGCTTCGGTCTGCTGTTACTAGTGGCCTCTCCTTTCCTTTTGCTGGCCACTCCTTTCGTGCTTTGCTGCAAGTGCAAGTGTAAACGTGGCGACGACGACCCTCTTCCAACCTAG